A stretch of the Flavobacterium sp. 5 genome encodes the following:
- a CDS encoding porin family protein, with product MMRLFLGCFLFLSIFKGFSQETTFSIDSLHVKIDSLYREDQFYAGLNYNSIVKKPEGLAQDKISFGFGAGFLRDFPLNKSRTFAIAPGIGFSFNNYIQNLAIIGSSDNPIYGIIPSNVSYDRNRFEQLRVEIPIEFRWRNSTPETFQFFRLYGGFKVSYLLYDKSVFDDGNQKIVIKNNKDFEELLYGVYLSMGYSAFNLQIYYGLNSIFKSTAKIDSVPVTMNVLSLGVIFYIL from the coding sequence ATGATGCGATTATTTCTTGGTTGTTTTCTTTTTTTATCAATTTTTAAAGGGTTTTCTCAAGAGACAACGTTCTCAATAGACTCTTTACATGTCAAGATTGATAGTCTATATAGAGAAGATCAATTTTATGCTGGGCTTAATTATAATTCAATTGTAAAAAAACCAGAAGGACTCGCTCAAGATAAAATATCATTTGGTTTTGGTGCAGGATTCCTTCGAGATTTTCCATTGAATAAGAGTAGAACTTTTGCTATAGCTCCAGGTATTGGTTTTTCATTTAACAATTATATTCAAAACTTGGCTATTATTGGAAGTAGTGATAATCCAATTTATGGAATAATACCATCAAATGTTAGTTATGACAGAAATAGATTCGAACAATTGCGGGTAGAAATACCAATTGAGTTTAGATGGCGTAATTCGACACCTGAGACTTTTCAGTTTTTTAGACTATATGGAGGCTTTAAAGTTAGTTATTTGTTATACGATAAATCTGTTTTTGATGATGGAAATCAAAAAATTGTGATTAAAAATAATAAAGATTTTGAAGAGTTACTTTATGGTGTTTACCTTTCAATGGGGTATAGTGCCTTTAACTTACAAATATATTATGGGTTAAATTCCATTTTTAAATCGACTGCTAAAATCGATTCTGTACCTGTTACTATGAATGTTTTGAGTCTAGGGGTTATTTTTTATATTTTATAA
- the rpoN gene encoding RNA polymerase factor sigma-54 — translation MLKQFLNLKISQKLSPQQIQLMKLIQLPTQAFEQRLLEEMNENPALESGKEDEYEKDEYDTEEFDDYEDSEADRMEAEDINLDEYLSSDDTPDYKTQVNNYSDDDESKETPFAAAISFHQDLINQLNTFILSDEERDIAEFLVGSIDDTGYIRRSTADLVDDMAFTQGLYTSEKEVESILHIIHELEPTGVGARDLQECLLLQLKHKTPTESVEYATTIIEHHFDAFVRKHYDKLTQKLNISNEQLKNAIHEIERLNPKPGGSFSGNNKITENIVPDFAIRIVDGELELTLNGRNAPTLHVSKDYQEMMQTYKESKDKSHSQKDAVQFIKQKLDSAKWFIDAIKQRQDTLFVTMNAIMHYQKDYLLDGDETRLKPMILKDIADMIGLDISTVSRVANSKYVETPYGTKLIKEFFSEAMKNDQGEEVSTLEIKRILQNTIEEEDKKNPLPDDLLAEILKEKGYPIARRTIAKYREQLEIPVARMRKKL, via the coding sequence AAAATCCTGCTCTTGAATCTGGAAAAGAGGATGAGTATGAAAAAGACGAGTACGATACTGAAGAATTCGATGATTATGAAGATTCAGAAGCTGACAGAATGGAAGCCGAAGATATTAACTTAGACGAATACTTAAGCAGCGACGATACTCCCGATTATAAAACACAGGTCAATAATTACAGTGATGACGACGAAAGCAAGGAAACGCCATTTGCGGCAGCCATAAGTTTTCATCAAGACCTCATCAATCAACTAAACACTTTTATCCTGAGTGATGAAGAACGTGATATTGCTGAATTTTTGGTTGGAAGTATTGACGACACTGGATATATTAGAAGAAGTACTGCGGATTTAGTAGATGACATGGCGTTTACACAAGGACTTTACACCTCCGAAAAAGAAGTAGAATCCATTTTGCATATCATACACGAACTAGAACCGACGGGTGTGGGAGCAAGGGATTTGCAGGAATGTTTATTACTTCAGCTCAAGCACAAAACACCAACAGAATCTGTTGAATACGCAACAACTATAATCGAACATCATTTTGATGCTTTTGTGAGAAAGCATTATGATAAATTGACTCAAAAACTCAATATTTCCAATGAACAGCTTAAAAATGCTATTCACGAAATAGAGAGACTGAATCCAAAACCTGGTGGATCTTTTTCTGGAAATAATAAAATTACTGAGAATATAGTTCCTGATTTTGCTATTCGTATCGTTGATGGTGAACTCGAACTTACCTTAAATGGCCGAAACGCTCCTACTTTACATGTTTCCAAAGATTATCAGGAAATGATGCAAACGTATAAAGAATCGAAGGATAAATCACATTCTCAAAAAGATGCCGTACAGTTCATCAAACAAAAACTAGACTCGGCAAAATGGTTTATAGATGCTATAAAACAGCGTCAGGATACTTTGTTTGTAACGATGAATGCTATTATGCATTATCAAAAAGATTATTTACTGGATGGTGACGAAACCCGATTAAAACCAATGATCTTAAAAGACATTGCAGATATGATTGGACTCGACATATCCACCGTTTCCAGAGTAGCCAACAGTAAATATGTTGAAACTCCTTATGGGACAAAACTAATAAAAGAATTCTTCTCGGAAGCAATGAAAAATGATCAGGGCGAAGAAGTATCTACACTCGAAATCAAAAGAATTTTACAAAATACTATCGAAGAAGAAGACAAAAAAAATCCATTACCCGATGATCTTCTGGCTGAAATACTCAAAGAAAAAGGATATCCAATTGCTAGAAGAACTATAGCTAAATACCGCGAACAATTAGAAATTCCTGTGGCCCGCATGAGGAAAAAATTATAA